In Bradyrhizobium sp. 1(2017), one DNA window encodes the following:
- a CDS encoding GNAT family N-acetyltransferase, with protein sequence MSKPHWRPARASDLAAISAIAGRIHPDLFERTEVLAEKMQLCPGGCRVLAAADAIVGYGLAHPWKQHRIPPLDGFLGSLPDDADCLYVHDVAVLPDARGGVARAYVATIEQLARTSRIAALALVSVYDALPLWERFGFRPVTTDAELRAKLASYGEGATYMLRDLVAT encoded by the coding sequence AGCAAGCCGCATTGGCGTCCCGCACGCGCCTCCGACCTTGCCGCGATCAGCGCGATCGCGGGGCGCATCCACCCTGACCTGTTCGAGCGCACTGAAGTGCTCGCGGAAAAGATGCAGCTTTGTCCCGGTGGATGCCGTGTGCTCGCCGCAGCAGACGCCATCGTCGGCTATGGGCTTGCCCATCCCTGGAAGCAGCATCGCATTCCGCCGCTCGACGGCTTCCTCGGAAGCTTGCCCGACGATGCGGACTGCCTCTACGTGCACGATGTCGCGGTGCTGCCCGATGCCCGCGGCGGGGTCGCGCGGGCTTATGTCGCGACGATCGAGCAACTCGCACGCACTTCGCGCATCGCGGCGCTCGCGCTGGTCTCGGTCTATGACGCGCTGCCGCTATGGGAGCGTTTCGGCTTCCGGCCCGTCACGACCGATGCGGAATTGCGCGCGAAGCTCGCCTCTTATGGCGAGGGCGCGACCTACATGCTTCGCGATCTCGTCGCGACCTGA
- a CDS encoding DEAD/DEAH box helicase codes for MSLPALTPPLARALAERNYDSLTPVQLAVLAHEATGRDLLVSAQTGSGKTVAYGLAIAKNLLDDAERFEQAAAPLALIVAPTRELALQVQRELAWLYGHAGGRVVSCVGGMDPRREQRELAAGAHIVVGTPGRLCDHLRRGRLDISELKAVVLDEADEMLNLGFREDMEFILETTPETRRTLMFSATFPRGIVALARQYQRDAFRIEVAGDEGGHADIEYRAIRIAPGDVEHAVVNVLRFHEAPSALVFCSTRDAVRHLQAALLERGFSVVALSGELTQNERTMALQSLRDGRSRVCVATDVAARGIDLPSLDLVIHADLPNDAEVMQHRSGRTGRAGRKGTSVLLVPPARRRRAELLLNLAGVDAAWGTAPQAEDIRKLDHARMKDVLFTEETTADDLVLAQALLAERSPEDIAAALARLYRARLPSPEDIIDPGERSGKPREDRGRDRFQGADGDDRPGKPRSKSGKTSPKHGMTEASVWFRAAIGRRKNAEARWLLPMICRRGGIDKRDIGAIKIMDTTTEFEISERVAESFAAKIKRPDKEDSIRIEPMAEAPQRPAPPEERSYAPRCESGEADRRPRRDDGARDTNTFKPRGKAHGERGPKFADAPTFGKKNKHRTKPGHPEPSVTPWPVKGAGGKKAKKKRRG; via the coding sequence GTGTCTCTTCCGGCCCTGACCCCGCCGCTCGCCCGCGCATTGGCCGAGCGGAACTATGATTCACTGACCCCCGTCCAGCTCGCCGTGCTCGCCCACGAAGCGACCGGCCGCGACCTCCTGGTCTCGGCCCAGACCGGCTCAGGCAAGACCGTCGCCTATGGACTGGCGATCGCCAAAAATCTCCTCGATGACGCCGAGCGGTTCGAGCAGGCCGCAGCGCCGCTTGCGCTGATCGTGGCGCCGACGCGCGAGCTTGCCCTTCAGGTCCAGCGCGAGCTTGCCTGGCTCTACGGGCATGCCGGCGGGCGCGTCGTCTCCTGCGTCGGCGGCATGGATCCCCGGCGTGAGCAGCGCGAGCTTGCGGCGGGCGCGCACATCGTCGTCGGCACACCAGGGCGGCTCTGCGACCATTTGCGCCGCGGCCGTCTCGACATCTCGGAGCTGAAGGCGGTCGTTCTCGACGAGGCCGACGAGATGCTCAATCTCGGCTTTCGCGAGGACATGGAGTTCATCCTCGAGACCACGCCGGAGACGCGCCGGACCCTGATGTTCTCCGCGACGTTTCCCCGCGGCATCGTCGCGCTGGCCAGGCAATATCAGCGCGACGCATTCCGGATCGAGGTCGCCGGCGACGAAGGCGGCCACGCCGATATCGAATACCGCGCGATCCGGATCGCGCCGGGCGATGTCGAGCACGCGGTCGTCAACGTGCTACGCTTCCACGAGGCGCCGAGCGCGCTGGTGTTTTGCAGCACGCGCGATGCCGTCAGGCATTTGCAGGCGGCGCTTCTGGAGCGCGGCTTCTCCGTGGTCGCGCTGTCGGGCGAGCTGACGCAGAACGAGCGCACCATGGCACTGCAGTCGCTCCGGGACGGACGTTCGCGTGTATGCGTCGCGACCGACGTTGCTGCCCGCGGCATCGACCTGCCGAGCCTCGACCTCGTCATCCATGCCGATCTGCCCAATGACGCCGAGGTCATGCAGCACCGCTCGGGCCGCACGGGACGCGCGGGACGGAAGGGCACGAGCGTCCTCCTTGTGCCGCCGGCACGACGGCGGCGCGCGGAGCTGCTGCTCAATCTTGCAGGCGTCGACGCCGCCTGGGGCACGGCGCCGCAGGCGGAGGACATCCGCAAGCTCGATCACGCCCGCATGAAGGACGTGTTGTTCACCGAGGAGACCACCGCCGACGATCTGGTGCTGGCACAGGCGCTCTTGGCCGAGCGCTCGCCCGAGGATATCGCCGCGGCGCTCGCGCGGCTCTATCGGGCACGGTTGCCATCGCCCGAAGACATCATCGATCCCGGCGAACGCAGCGGCAAGCCGCGCGAGGATCGCGGTCGCGACCGGTTTCAAGGCGCGGATGGCGACGATCGTCCCGGCAAGCCCCGCTCGAAGTCCGGAAAAACATCGCCGAAACACGGCATGACGGAGGCAAGCGTCTGGTTCCGCGCCGCCATCGGACGGCGCAAGAATGCGGAGGCGCGCTGGCTGCTGCCGATGATCTGCCGCCGCGGCGGCATCGACAAGCGCGACATCGGTGCCATCAAGATCATGGACACCACCACCGAGTTCGAGATCTCCGAGCGGGTCGCGGAGTCCTTCGCGGCCAAGATCAAGCGACCGGACAAGGAAGACAGCATCCGCATCGAGCCGATGGCGGAGGCGCCGCAGCGGCCGGCGCCTCCGGAGGAACGCTCATATGCGCCCCGGTGCGAGAGCGGCGAGGCCGATCGTCGCCCGCGTCGCGATGATGGCGCGCGCGACACGAACACATTCAAGCCGCGTGGCAAGGCTCACGGCGAGCGTGGTCCGAAATTCGCGGATGCACCGACTTTCGGAAAGAAGAACAAGCACCGGACCAAGCCAGGCCACCCCGAGCCTTCGGTCACGCCGTGGCCCGTGAAGGGCGCGGGAGGAAAGAAGGCGAAGAAGAAGCGGCGCGGGTAA
- a CDS encoding VOC family protein, which yields MTDVSNPHTRSPFSAIRAIDYTVIFVRDMAAMRRFYEDVLGMSLLRELSANWIEYGLGPNTLALAKPGRTAADAPIPAGSASLQLAFKVSASEVDACADELVQHGVALLSPPTNQPFGHRTLFFRDPDGNLLEIYAEI from the coding sequence ATGACAGACGTATCTAACCCGCACACCCGCTCGCCCTTCAGCGCCATCCGCGCGATCGACTACACTGTCATCTTCGTGCGCGACATGGCTGCGATGCGCCGCTTCTACGAGGACGTGCTCGGCATGTCCCTGCTGCGCGAGCTCTCTGCGAACTGGATCGAGTACGGCCTCGGCCCCAACACGCTGGCGCTGGCGAAACCGGGCCGGACCGCAGCCGATGCGCCGATCCCGGCGGGCAGCGCGTCGCTGCAACTGGCCTTCAAGGTGTCGGCAAGCGAAGTCGATGCCTGCGCCGACGAACTCGTGCAGCATGGCGTGGCGCTGCTGTCGCCACCCACGAACCAGCCTTTTGGTCACCGGACGCTGTTCTTCCGCGACCCCGATGGCAATCTGCTGGAGATCTACGCCGAGATCTGA
- a CDS encoding DUF5680 domain-containing protein — MPSMPHDLAAFLVEAKRRTYAGLDDDATVAAPLLAGSKQLEHRAPPYAYRDIYFGMGFFVGQETVSRDDRVIWSMSYSGGVRVEIMDRDTFLAIYRFLRQALLAISSDEPYRGPRRFEQAGMVYRNEVDGGLDRFHGVETIARHDEAPLYELRYSGDLLR, encoded by the coding sequence ATGCCGTCGATGCCTCACGATCTCGCAGCGTTCCTGGTCGAAGCCAAGCGGCGCACCTATGCGGGCCTCGACGATGATGCGACCGTGGCAGCGCCGCTGCTCGCCGGCTCGAAGCAGCTCGAGCATCGCGCCCCGCCTTATGCCTATCGCGACATCTATTTCGGAATGGGATTCTTCGTCGGGCAGGAGACCGTGTCGCGCGATGATCGCGTTATCTGGTCGATGAGTTACAGCGGCGGCGTTCGCGTGGAGATCATGGACCGGGACACTTTTCTGGCGATCTACAGGTTCCTGCGTCAAGCACTACTCGCGATAAGCTCCGATGAGCCCTATCGTGGGCCGCGCCGGTTCGAGCAGGCGGGGATGGTCTATCGCAACGAGGTCGATGGCGGACTTGATCGCTTTCATGGTGTTGAGACGATTGCGCGGCATGATGAGGCGCCGCTCTACGAGCTGCGCTATAGCGGCGATCTGCTGAGATAA
- a CDS encoding zinc-binding dehydrogenase, with product MEQIRVCTHAGPGSEPVIKTVPWPKVGKKAALIKVGACGVCGTDLHILKGHWPKPLPWPFTLGHELGGIIVECGEEFAEDFMSKPLSVGSKVMIPPLMPCGRCYYCIHYPQTANKCLTPVYYGRYLGFDKAPHMWGGWAEYVYVDLDMLPGTKIYKLPDDMSLRLGALSEPLTSCIRAFNRASRAGGFSWGDTVVIQGSGPIGILAVAAAKEMGAGRVICVGAPEAPRLKLAREFGAEATVNIEELKSPQERIARVREIVGGFGADLVMDCSGHPSAGPEGIEMLRDGGTYVEMGQFTDAGSIETSWHRICTKDLNVLGSWGFTGNDLPLGVDMLYRTRDKYPWLKMQTIYPFTEEGVAQAVRDAMAMKTVKSTIVPWPELVD from the coding sequence ATGGAACAGATCCGCGTCTGCACCCACGCAGGACCGGGCTCGGAGCCTGTGATCAAGACCGTGCCGTGGCCGAAGGTCGGCAAGAAGGCCGCGCTGATCAAGGTCGGGGCATGCGGAGTCTGCGGCACCGACCTGCACATCCTGAAGGGCCATTGGCCGAAGCCGCTGCCCTGGCCGTTCACGCTCGGCCACGAGCTCGGCGGAATCATCGTCGAATGCGGCGAGGAGTTCGCCGAGGATTTCATGAGCAAGCCGCTGTCCGTCGGCTCGAAGGTGATGATCCCGCCGCTGATGCCGTGCGGACGCTGCTACTACTGCATCCATTATCCGCAAACCGCCAACAAGTGCCTGACGCCGGTCTATTACGGCCGCTATCTCGGCTTCGACAAGGCGCCGCACATGTGGGGCGGCTGGGCCGAATATGTCTATGTCGATCTCGACATGCTGCCGGGCACCAAGATCTACAAGTTGCCCGACGACATGTCGCTGCGGCTCGGCGCGCTGTCGGAGCCGCTGACGTCCTGCATCCGTGCCTTCAACCGCGCGAGCCGCGCCGGCGGCTTCAGCTGGGGCGACACGGTGGTGATCCAGGGCTCGGGCCCGATCGGCATTCTCGCGGTCGCCGCCGCCAAGGAGATGGGAGCAGGGCGCGTGATCTGCGTCGGCGCGCCGGAGGCGCCCCGGCTCAAGCTGGCGCGCGAGTTCGGCGCCGAGGCGACCGTGAACATCGAAGAGCTGAAATCGCCGCAAGAGCGCATCGCGCGCGTGCGCGAGATCGTCGGCGGCTTCGGCGCCGATCTCGTGATGGACTGCTCGGGACATCCCTCAGCCGGACCTGAAGGCATCGAGATGCTGCGCGACGGCGGCACCTATGTCGAGATGGGCCAGTTCACCGACGCCGGCTCGATCGAGACCTCCTGGCACCGGATCTGCACCAAGGATCTGAACGTTCTGGGATCCTGGGGCTTTACCGGCAACGATCTGCCGCTCGGCGTCGACATGCTCTACCGCACGCGCGACAAATATCCCTGGCTGAAGATGCAGACGATCTATCCGTTCACGGAAGAGGGGGTCGCGCAGGCGGTGAGGGATGCGATGGCGATGAAGACGGTGAAGTCGACCATCGTGCCGTGGCCGGAACTGGTGGATTAG
- a CDS encoding MFS transporter: protein MKSVPYRLQFIAYVLAMMADNIEHVISYWVVFQKFHSPTLGGFAVLSHWLPFLLFSVAVGGLADRFDPRRIIQCGMLLFIVASAGWGFFFLTDTIEMWHAMLLLVIHGCAGVLWQTPNQLLLYDLVGPADLPSAVRLNAMARYLGILVGPAVGGIIMLTLGTSHGIIFNTLFYLPMLLWLFWAPVRDGSVAVRRFAVRGLADIVLTMRAIGTQPVLSAMTWLAGLTSFMIGNAYHAQMPGYAGDLGHGDPGVSYSVLLAADAAGALLAGIALESWGRLKGTPRTAIMLAMLWSVALLGFAVVRIYPVAIVLLFFAGFFELSFNTMAQALVQLNAPHDIRGRVVGLYNMAGLGMRAFSGITVGLSGAAIGIHWSLGLSAAVLLALLFLLQLRAAKPT, encoded by the coding sequence ATGAAGTCCGTGCCGTACCGGCTGCAGTTCATCGCCTATGTGCTGGCGATGATGGCCGACAACATCGAGCATGTGATCAGCTATTGGGTGGTGTTCCAGAAATTCCATTCACCGACGCTGGGCGGCTTTGCCGTGCTGTCGCACTGGCTGCCGTTCCTCTTGTTCTCGGTCGCGGTCGGCGGGCTAGCCGACCGGTTCGATCCGCGCCGCATCATCCAATGCGGCATGCTGCTGTTCATCGTCGCCTCGGCCGGGTGGGGATTCTTCTTCCTCACCGACACCATTGAGATGTGGCACGCGATGCTGCTGCTGGTGATCCACGGCTGCGCCGGCGTGCTCTGGCAGACGCCGAACCAGCTCCTTCTCTACGACCTCGTCGGCCCCGCTGATCTGCCGAGCGCGGTGCGGCTCAACGCGATGGCGCGCTATCTCGGCATTCTGGTCGGGCCTGCGGTGGGCGGAATCATCATGCTGACGCTCGGCACCTCGCACGGCATCATCTTCAACACGCTGTTCTACCTGCCGATGCTGCTCTGGCTGTTCTGGGCGCCGGTCCGCGACGGCAGCGTTGCGGTGCGGCGCTTCGCGGTGCGCGGCCTTGCCGACATCGTGCTGACGATGCGCGCGATCGGCACGCAGCCGGTGCTGTCGGCGATGACGTGGCTCGCCGGCCTCACCTCCTTCATGATCGGCAACGCCTATCACGCCCAGATGCCGGGCTATGCCGGCGATCTCGGTCATGGCGATCCCGGCGTCTCCTACAGCGTGCTGCTCGCCGCCGACGCCGCCGGCGCGCTGCTGGCCGGTATCGCGCTGGAATCCTGGGGGCGCCTCAAGGGCACGCCGCGAACTGCGATCATGCTGGCGATGCTCTGGAGCGTGGCGCTGCTCGGCTTCGCTGTGGTGCGGATCTATCCGGTCGCGATCGTGCTGCTGTTCTTTGCCGGCTTCTTCGAGCTCTCCTTCAACACCATGGCGCAGGCGCTGGTGCAGCTGAACGCACCGCACGACATCCGCGGCCGTGTCGTCGGCCTCTATAATATGGCCGGGCTCGGGATGCGGGCCTTCAGCGGCATCACGGTCGGGCTATCAGGCGCGGCGATCGGCATTCACTGGTCGCTCGGCCTGTCGGCCGCCGTATTGCTTGCGCTGCTGTTTCTGCTGCAACTGCGCGCGGCGAAGCCGACATGA
- a CDS encoding CynX/NimT family MFS transporter, with the protein MRNRWGILAILFVVRLTIAFQFQSVAAVAPLLQQSFSVGLADIGILIGLYFTPGIVLALPGGAIGRILGDKPTTILALVLMTAGSLIMATTDIWGWQMAGRLTSGAGGVLLTVQLAKMATDWFAGREIATAMAIFVNSWPAGVGISLLVLPAIGTAYGADAVFLATGVLTAIGIALIMFYQPPRGVTAGAATSGRPDALALLAVIVAGMIWGLYNVAFAMIFSFGPTMLTERGWSIATAGSAISVVMWLSVISVPAGGYLADRGKPFVLTIAASLVVAALLACLSRSDAVITILILGGLAGGLPAGLMMSLAARVLAPETRALGMGVFYTLFYAAMMLGPAVAGRLAKSAGTAAVALDFGALTVLACPPLMWLFERIVSVRNRRARS; encoded by the coding sequence TTGCGCAATCGCTGGGGCATTCTTGCGATCCTGTTCGTCGTGCGCCTCACCATCGCATTTCAATTTCAAAGCGTGGCCGCGGTCGCGCCGCTGCTGCAACAGAGCTTCTCCGTCGGGCTCGCCGATATCGGCATCCTGATCGGGCTCTATTTCACGCCCGGCATCGTGCTGGCACTGCCGGGCGGTGCGATCGGCCGGATTCTCGGCGACAAGCCAACGACGATCCTTGCCCTCGTGCTGATGACGGCCGGCAGCCTGATCATGGCCACAACCGACATCTGGGGCTGGCAGATGGCCGGCCGCCTTACCTCGGGCGCCGGCGGCGTGCTGCTGACGGTGCAGCTCGCCAAGATGGCCACCGACTGGTTTGCCGGCAGGGAGATCGCGACCGCGATGGCGATCTTCGTCAACTCCTGGCCGGCCGGCGTTGGGATCTCGCTTCTGGTGCTGCCGGCGATAGGCACCGCCTATGGCGCAGACGCCGTGTTCCTGGCAACGGGCGTGCTGACCGCGATCGGTATTGCGCTGATCATGTTCTACCAGCCGCCCCGAGGGGTAACGGCCGGCGCGGCCACCTCGGGGCGGCCCGATGCTCTCGCCCTGCTGGCAGTGATCGTCGCGGGCATGATCTGGGGCCTCTATAATGTCGCCTTTGCCATGATCTTCTCGTTCGGCCCGACGATGCTGACCGAGCGCGGCTGGAGCATCGCGACGGCGGGCTCGGCGATCAGCGTCGTGATGTGGCTGTCGGTGATCTCGGTGCCGGCTGGTGGCTACCTCGCCGATCGCGGCAAGCCCTTTGTTCTGACGATCGCGGCCAGCCTCGTCGTGGCCGCCCTGCTGGCCTGCCTGAGCCGATCCGATGCCGTGATCACCATCCTGATCCTGGGCGGACTGGCCGGCGGCCTTCCGGCCGGCCTGATGATGAGCCTCGCCGCCCGCGTGCTTGCGCCGGAGACGCGCGCCCTCGGGATGGGCGTGTTCTACACTCTCTTTTATGCCGCGATGATGTTGGGGCCGGCGGTGGCGGGCCGGCTCGCCAAATCGGCCGGCACCGCCGCGGTCGCGCTCGACTTCGGCGCACTGACGGTGCTGGCCTGCCCGCCCTTGATGTGGCTTTTCGAGCGCATTGTGTCTGTCCGCAACCGGCGCGCCCGATCCTAA
- a CDS encoding PilZ domain-containing protein, which yields MALANKKFLPAAEERRRFQRVKVHLLGRYMLPDRREFPCQVINMSPGGLALLAPGIGNVGDRVVAYLDHIGRVEGKITRIIDNGFAMTIGATPRKRDKLAAQLTWLANRDILNLPEDRRHDRIVPRNPIAVLTLEDGTKMTCRIIDLSLSGAAIAAENRPPLRSTVFLGRVQGRVVRNLEDGFALEFMHEQPIETLEESVTAR from the coding sequence ATGGCGTTGGCGAACAAAAAATTTCTTCCGGCCGCCGAGGAGCGTCGGCGTTTCCAGCGGGTGAAGGTGCACCTGCTCGGCCGTTACATGCTGCCCGACCGCCGTGAATTCCCCTGCCAGGTGATCAACATGTCGCCGGGCGGGCTGGCCCTGCTGGCCCCCGGCATCGGCAATGTCGGCGACCGCGTCGTCGCCTATCTCGACCATATCGGCCGGGTCGAGGGCAAGATCACCCGGATCATCGACAATGGCTTCGCCATGACGATCGGGGCGACACCGCGCAAGCGCGACAAGCTCGCGGCCCAGCTGACCTGGCTCGCCAACCGCGACATCCTCAACCTGCCCGAGGACCGCCGCCACGACCGTATCGTGCCGCGCAACCCGATCGCCGTGCTGACGCTCGAGGACGGCACCAAGATGACCTGCCGCATCATCGACCTCTCACTGTCCGGCGCCGCCATCGCCGCCGAGAACCGCCCGCCGCTGAGATCGACGGTGTTCCTCGGCCGGGTCCAGGGCCGGGTGGTCCGAAACCTCGAAGACGGCTTCGCGCTCGAGTTCATGCACGAGCAGCCGATCGAGACACTCGAAGAGAGCGTTACCGCGCGGTAA